From Drosophila nasuta strain 15112-1781.00 chromosome X, ASM2355853v1, whole genome shotgun sequence, one genomic window encodes:
- the LOC132796173 gene encoding peptidyl-prolyl cis-trans isomerase 1-like isoform X2, whose amino-acid sequence MDETTTNNNSKQSKNKDSNSNSATSSSDFMKDLMASNSSSSWTILPADRIEVLESTSTTAVAAGLETGAEKGEPEESSSEPANERCPPVAENDAQAEDFSDGISIISDCESTGRLTPSPTLRALLNDLNSNFELGNDHLLPPSTPSSHQQLRMRRQQDGHSDAIDGVHLQKNPATVAELNTQQPSTTLMGYRLPALVQNGLTAVFYVCCTLAVLSFVGRLRNPEWQMLGDDKQLTQLEQRLVELELQNNLMRAEIDIMSKQLNYLSGQTQPSSSSSTGSSYQGRKLKTFKAWPGNGNSADPVDITKQDLKRPYKCPDGKFVEIAGMCVESKPHTESLTDEIGNVVNDVLQQSQAFQHFEKLTEKLGTLAGAGDNNDEQTQPSESATPQTFHAHGEQPNAFNPNRGKQQRYQGKQPQGEKCKEHHSNEQQQRYESKHRATRSKSNEHDSDENSKERNHNSKEHNRYKSNEDDSNEHSKEHNTRYKSNEKDSNERSRYRSNEHDSKERHHKKYADKSKERYAKKQQQQHDDSGSGEWHERMMQQREHARQRQEQKRNNNWYIERGGSREQRRSDENRR is encoded by the exons ATGGACGAGACGAcgacgaacaacaacagcaagcaaagcaaaaacaaagacagcaacagcaacagcgctACTTCTTCGAGTGATTTCATGAAGGACTTGATGGCATCGaactcatcatcatcgtggACCATTTTGCCAGCCGATCGCATTGAGGTTCTCGAAAGCACCAGCACAACTGCTGTCGCCGCAGGGTTGGAAACGGGGGCGGAGAAGGGGGAGCCTGAGGAGTCCAGCAGCGAGCCAGCAAACGAACG CTGCCCACCTGTAGCAGAGAACGATGCCCAGGCAGAGGACTTCTCCGATGGCATCTCGATCATCAGCGACTGCGAGAGCACAGGCCGTCTCACCCCGAGTCCCACACTCAGGGCGCTGCTCAACGATTTGAACAGCAACTTCGAGCTGGGCAACGATCATCTGCTGCCTCCATCGACACCATCATCGCATCAACAGTTGCGAATGCGACGTCAACAGGATGGACACTCGGATGCCATCGATGGCGTCCATCTGCAAAAGAATCCAGCCACAGTGGCTGAGCTCAACACACAGCAACCATCGACTACTTTGATGGGATATCGCTTGCCAGCCTTGGTGCAGAATGGTTTAACTGCCGTCTTCTATGTGTGCTGCACTTTGGCAGTTCTCTCATTCGTCGGACGTCTGCGTAATCCAGAGTGGCAAATGCTTGGGGATGACAAGCAATTGACACAGTTGGAACAACGTTTGGTCGAGCTGGAATTGCAGAATAATCTGATGCGTGCCGAGATTGATATCATGTCCAAGCAGCTGAATTATCTCAGCGGTCAGACGCAAccttcatcgtcatcatcaacCGGATCATCATATCAAGGACGCAAACTAAAGACATTTAAAGCGTGGCCCGGCAATGGGAATTCAGCTGATCCCGTGGACATCACCAAGCAAGATCTGAAGCGTCCCTACAAGTGTCCCGATGGCAAATTCGTTGAGATCGCTGGCATGTGTGTGGAAAGCAAACCGCATACCGAATCTCTCACCGATGAGATTGGTAATGTGGTCAACGATGTGCTGCAGCAATCGCAAGCTTTTCAGCACTTTGAAAAGCTCACCGAAAAGCTAGGCACACTCGCTGGCGCtggcgacaacaacgacgaacAGACGCAGCCCAGCGAGTCGGCAACTCCGCAAACTTTCCATGCACATGGCGAGCAGCCGAATGCTTTTAATCCGAATCGCGGCAAGCAGCAGCGTTATCAGGGCAAACAGCCGCAAGGCGAGAAGTGCAAGGAGCATCACTCgaacgaacagcagcaacgctACGAGTCCAAGCATCGCGCTACTCGCTCAAAGAGCAACGAGCACGATTCGGACGAGAATTCCAAGGAGCGCAATCACAATTCAAAGGAACACAATCGCTACAAAAGCAACGAAGACGATTCAAATGAGCACTCAAAGGAACACAACACTCGCTACAAAAGCAACGAGAAGGATTCGAATGAACGCAGTCGCTACAGGAGCAACGAGCACGATTCAAAAGAGCGTcatcataaaaaatatgcaGACAAGTCCAAAGAGCGTTACgccaaaaagcagcagcagcaacacgatGATAGCGGCAGCGGCGAGTGGCATGAACGAATGATGCAACAACGAGAGCACGCTCGTCAGCGTCAAGAGCAgaagcgcaacaacaactggtATATCGAGCGAGGCGGCAGCCGCGAGCAACGTCGCTCCGACGAGAATCGTCGTTAA
- the LOC132796175 gene encoding uncharacterized protein LOC132796175, translating into MSKRRDVDPHKRDMRSRFKRLVRAVMINRQWLDEPDEQAQGISMNVKKNLAFLVRQKRKTGILTVAEKALLRSPAYARTVEERKKLCMIVAGLTCFSRIPPKLRARLVPVIKFMTVGADRILMKEHDFPLYIYFVISGEIEMKKTLYDKATKKTTMISEAIVGPGDWIGDVEVLENCSRLNTYVTISSCELLCITELEFRTILGPFMRKQWADKKTALKTLNYFDFFTEEQIVRACSYGLLIQYDPLQFIYSDNRGAVSYVHFILSGECTILQCLKMRVLRNVGKITYDLVKVNNADGFDLDAKTSKTRLRDSEVEVSNSDFNLDDLLASTDSQDAETLQEKKAKRKIGLREVEIACGYGGIQLKRKIHRNPRRTVLRRRTTYVARRLTSFGKTTSSTARASSMHGDDDEDYFAEDAEDEYDYIPEDYFVEEEISVEETPTTERTTMKSMISSNRSTARSTLKSLRQSDGNVLRVETDDSMNQNTPRDTYISPTVNVVPETETRFVDVGSLTYGGIFGLGETIVHRVIMARTVVQCMLLPRFWLMEPDQNPGHIWKRRKFYLEGCVPSREELFGNFLKTRRWEKFKHDYVQSTLNPNSVNSTQPEDIPIISRIVETRDDI; encoded by the exons atgtccAAACGCCGCGATGTCGATCCCCATAAGCGGGATATGCGATCACGCTTCAAGCGTTTGGTACGCGCCGTCATGATCAACAGACAATGGCTCGATGAGCCCGATGAGCAGGCTCAGGGCATCTCCATGAACGTGAAGAAGAATCTCGCCTTTCTGGTCCGTCAAAAGCGCAAAACGGGCATTCTAACTGTGGCG GAGAAAGCACTTCTGCGCTCTCCAGCCTACGCTCGCACTGTGGAGGAGCGCAAGAAATTGTGCATGATTGTGGCAGGTTTAACCTGCTTCTCGCGAATTCCGCCG AAATTGAGAGCTCGCTTGGTGCCCGTGATCAAGTTTATGACAGTTGGCGCTGATCGCATACTGATGAAAGAACATGATTTTCCCCTCTATATATACTTTGTGATTTCCGgcgaaatcgaaatgaaaaaaaccCTCTACGACAAG GCCACAAAGAAAACTACAATGATATCGGAAGCGATTGTGGGACCTGGAGATTGGATTGGCGACGTGGAAGTGCTCGAAAATTGTAGCAGACTCAACACTTATGTGACGATAT cgtCTTGCGAGTTGCTGTGCATAACCGAGTTGGAGTTTAGAACAATTTTGGGACCCTTTATGCGAAAACAGTGGGCGGACAAGAAGACAGCCTTAAAAACGCTTAACTACTTTGATTTCTTCACCGAGGAACAG ATTGTACGCGCCTGCAGCTATGGACTTTTAATACAATACGATCCCTTGCAGTTTATATATTCGGATAATCGAGGCGCTGTTAGCTATGTGCATTTCATACTCAGCGGCGAGTGCACCATACTACAGTGCCTCAAAATGCGAGTGCTGCGAAATGTGGGCAAAATCACCTACGATTTGGTTAAAGTGAACAATGCGGATGGTTTTGATCTTGATGCAAAGACGAGCAAAACTCGCTTACGTGACTCGGAAGTCGAAGTATCGAATTCTGATTTTAATCTCGACGATTTGTTGGCCTCAACGGACTCACAAGATGCGGAAACGTTGCAGGAGAAGAAAGCG AAACGCAAAATTGGACTGCGAGAGGTGGAAATTGCCTGTGGTTATGGTGGAATTCAGCTGAAAAGGAAAATTCATCGCAACCCGCGACGAACTGTTTTGAGACGTCGCACAACTTATGTGGCAAGAAGATTGACAAGTTTTGGAAAGACGACTTCATCGACGGCTCGCGCCAGTTCAATGcatggcgatgatgatgaggattATTTTGCGGAGGATGCGGAGGATGAATATGATTATATTCCAGAGGATTATTTCGTGGAAGAGGAAATCTCCGTTGAGGAGACGCCAACAACTGAGAGAACAACAATGAAATCGATGATATCATCGAATCGAAGCACAGCGCGCTCAACGCTCAAATCACTTCGACAATCGGATGGGAATGTGCTGCGTGTTGAAACCGATGATTCGATGAATCAGAATACACCACGTGACACGTACATTTCGCCCACAGTCAATGTAGTC CCGGAAACTGAGACGCGTTTTGTGGACGTTGGTTCTCTGACTTATGGCGGAATTTTTGGCCTAGGCGAGACGATAGTTCATCGCGTTATCATGGCACGCACAGTGGTTCAATGCATGTTGTTGCCGCGCTTCTGGTTAATGGAGCCGGATCAAAATCCTGGACATATCTGGAAACGTCGCAAATTCTATTTGGAGGGTTGTGTCCCGTCGCGTGAGGAACTCTTTGGCAATTTCCTCAAGACGCGACGTTGGGAGAAATTCAAACATGATTATGTGCAAAGCACACTCAATCCGAATAGCGTGAATAGCACACAACCCGAAGATATACCCATCATCAGTCGCATTGTCGAGACCAGAGATGATATTTAG